A window from Strix uralensis isolate ZFMK-TIS-50842 chromosome 15, bStrUra1, whole genome shotgun sequence encodes these proteins:
- the RHOD gene encoding rho-related GTP-binding protein RhoD, with translation MQQEHGGQNPRPPEAEVKAVVVGDGGCGKTSLLMAFASGDFPKVYVPTVFEKYTASIHVGGKSVMIHLWDTAGQEDYDRLRPLSYSDANVVLICFDVTNPHSYDNILTKWYPEVNHFCKGIPVLLVGCKTDLRQDRWVLFKLQQARLYPISHQQAKAMARQIHAVSYWECSAKYQENIRNIFAEACRAARSAARRRQRRRRPWGGCVLC, from the exons ATGCAGCAGGAGCACGGGGGGCAGAACCCGAGACCCCCCGAGGCCGAGGTCAAGGCTGTCGTGGTGGGGGACGGGGGCTGCGGGAAGACGTCTCTGCTGATGGCCTTCGCCAGCGGGGATTTCCCCAAG GTCTACGTCCCTACTGTGTTTGAGAAGTACACAGCCTCCATCCACGTTGGCGGCAAATCCGTGATGATCCACCTCTGGGACACAGCAG GACAAGAAGACTACGACAGGCTTCGCCCGCTGTCCTACTCAGACGCCAATGTCGTCCTCATCTGCTTTGACGTCACCAACCCCCACAGCTATGACAACATCCTAACGAAG TGGTACCCGGAGGTGAACCACTTCTGCAAGGGCATCCCAGTGCTGCTGGTGGGCTGCAAGACTGACCTGCGGCAGGACCGGTGGGTACTGTTCAAGCTGCAGCAGGCACGTCTGTATCCCATCTCCCACCAGCAGGCaa AGGCCATGGCCCGGCAGATCCACGCTGTGTCCTACTGGGAGTGCTCGGCCAAGTACCAGGAGAACATCAGGAACATCTTCGCCGAGGCCTGCCGTGCCGCCCGCAGTGCTGCTCGTCGGCGCCAGCGCCGGAGGCGACCCTGGGGGGGCTGCGTGCTctgctga